In Acidobacteriota bacterium, the genomic window AGATTTGGGATTTGGGATTTGGGAGTGGCGGCGCTACCTGCCCCAGTCGCGGGGGTAGCGGAAGTCGATGCCGATGGTGCGGTGGGAGAGCTTGCAGATGACGGGCAGGCGGCGCTTGAACTGGCTGGCCTCGATCATGCGGAGCACCTTGGCGACGCGGTCGAGGGGGACGCCCGCCGCGGAGGCCGTCTCCTCCATGGTGCAGCGCTCGTCCACGAGAAGGTAGAGGATGGCGTCGGCCTCGGCGTAGGTCAGGCCCATCTCGGCCTCGTCGGTCTGGCCCTTCCAGAGGTCCGCCGACGGGGCCTTGGTCACCACCGGGTCGGGCAGGCCGAGGTGGCGCGCCAACTGCCACACCTGGGTCTTGTACAGGTCCCCGATGGGGTTGAGGGAGGAGGCCATGTCCCCGTACCAGGTGCCGTAGCCCAGGAGGAGTTCGGTCTTGTTGGAGGTCCCCAGCACGAGGGCCCGCTCGCGGGCCGAGAGGTCGAAGAGGACGGCCATGCGCGTCCGGGCCATGTGGTTCCCGCGCCGCAGGGGCGTGGCCTCGTCCCGACCCGCGAAGTAGGCGTCCACCATGGGGGTGATGTCCACCCGCTCGGAGGGCACGCCGAGGAGCGACAGGACCGAGTCGGCGTCCTGCTCGGAGCGGGGGTCGCTGGTGCGGTAGGGCATCTTGACGGCGAGCACGGCCTCGGGCCCCACGGCCCGGACCGCCAGGGCGCAGGAGAGGGCCGAATCCACCCCGCCCGAGAGCCCCACCACGAAGCGCCGGAAGCCGGTCTTGCGGAGTTCCTCCTCGAGGAAGCGCTGGGTGATGGAAAGGGCGAGGTCCGCGTGGACGGGAGGGGGATAGGGCCGGTTCATGGGCCGCTCCGATCCGGGGCGCCGGCCCGGCTCACCAGACGTTCGAGGTGCCTCAGGACGAGTTCGGGCTTTTCGTCCCGCAAGAGGGGCGTGAGGGTGCGGGCCCGCCGCACCCGGCCCAGGTCCAGGTCGGCCCGGTAGACGGCCTCCCGGTTCTCGTCGCCGTCGAGGAGCAGGTCGCCGAAGGGATCGGAGACGTAGG contains:
- a CDS encoding NAD+ synthase, translating into MNRPYPPPVHADLALSITQRFLEEELRKTGFRRFVVGLSGGVDSALSCALAVRAVGPEAVLAVKMPYRTSDPRSEQDADSVLSLLGVPSERVDITPMVDAYFAGRDEATPLRRGNHMARTRMAVLFDLSARERALVLGTSNKTELLLGYGTWYGDMASSLNPIGDLYKTQVWQLARHLGLPDPVVTKAPSADLWKGQTDEAEMGLTYAEADAILYLLVDERCTMEETASAAGVPLDRVAKVLRMIEASQFKRRLPVICKLSHRTIGIDFRYPRDWGR